A region of Methylibium petroleiphilum PM1 DNA encodes the following proteins:
- a CDS encoding RDD family protein has product MKTTATLPYAGLWRRIAAATFDGGLGLTISLGITFIFGVVFGTAGLYSAVAMSALLWWLYSAGMESSDLQATLGGRIFSTRVSSLEGGRIGFWRASLRQAVRIGAVLAVLAAEEFAGGRAASTVVFVLSVTAFAVAAALPRRQALFDLAAKTVVTTH; this is encoded by the coding sequence ATGAAGACCACCGCCACCCTCCCCTACGCCGGCCTCTGGCGCCGCATCGCTGCCGCAACCTTCGACGGCGGCCTCGGCCTGACCATCTCGCTGGGCATCACCTTCATCTTCGGCGTCGTGTTCGGCACGGCCGGCCTCTACTCGGCGGTCGCCATGAGCGCGCTGCTCTGGTGGCTGTACAGCGCCGGGATGGAATCGTCCGACCTGCAGGCGACGCTCGGCGGCCGGATCTTCAGCACCCGCGTGTCCAGCCTCGAAGGCGGCCGCATCGGCTTCTGGCGCGCGAGCCTGCGCCAGGCCGTCCGCATCGGCGCCGTGCTCGCGGTGCTGGCGGCCGAGGAGTTCGCCGGCGGCCGCGCGGCGTCGACCGTCGTCTTCGTGCTGTCCGTGACGGCGTTCGCCGTCGCAGCAGCCCTGCCGCGCCGGCAGGCCCTGTTCGACCTGGCCGCGAAGACCGTCGTCACCACGCACTGA
- a CDS encoding ParM/StbA family protein, with product MLTKTIIGLDVGRSAVKVVAFANGLYYRLTFPSLVSPAFPINDEGTAARAELETVEVLGKRYFTGDTARLQGGVNMSVGLSHDWTNGPEYLALVASTMKRLAALGVPGLDSPYIVLGTPASLFGRQKEALAQRTQAVVAAEMKVLPQPMGAYCNFFMDARGVPIKDRQKRPDGKNRSWAVVEVGHYTTDFLLMREGNYIERAAVSCEGVHFAAENLVRILAAKDIQATPLTAEEALRTGVIVDFGERRIEAQVAEAVDHVVQKIMTMADSVLSNDVRSLDGVLLAGGGAPILAAGLQKKWPHTVLLENPRMAVADGFCRYGVGQMLRRAMAAEKATA from the coding sequence ATGCTCACCAAGACCATCATCGGACTCGACGTCGGACGCTCTGCCGTCAAGGTCGTCGCCTTCGCCAACGGGCTCTACTACCGCCTGACCTTCCCTTCGCTGGTCTCGCCGGCGTTCCCGATCAACGACGAGGGCACGGCCGCGCGGGCCGAACTCGAAACGGTGGAGGTGCTGGGCAAGCGCTACTTCACCGGTGACACGGCCCGGCTGCAAGGCGGCGTGAACATGTCGGTCGGCCTGTCGCACGACTGGACCAACGGGCCGGAGTACCTGGCTCTGGTCGCGTCCACGATGAAGCGCCTGGCCGCGCTGGGTGTCCCCGGCCTGGACTCGCCGTACATCGTTCTGGGCACCCCGGCCTCGTTGTTCGGCCGGCAGAAGGAAGCCCTCGCGCAGCGCACCCAAGCGGTGGTCGCTGCAGAGATGAAGGTCTTGCCCCAACCGATGGGCGCCTACTGCAACTTCTTCATGGACGCTCGCGGCGTGCCGATCAAGGACCGCCAGAAGCGGCCGGACGGGAAGAACCGGTCCTGGGCTGTGGTCGAGGTCGGCCACTACACGACCGACTTCCTCCTGATGCGCGAGGGCAACTACATCGAGCGGGCCGCGGTCTCCTGCGAGGGCGTTCACTTCGCCGCCGAGAACCTGGTCCGCATCCTGGCGGCCAAGGACATCCAGGCGACGCCGCTCACCGCCGAAGAGGCGCTGCGCACCGGCGTGATCGTCGACTTCGGCGAGCGCCGCATCGAAGCCCAAGTGGCCGAAGCGGTCGACCACGTGGTCCAGAAGATCATGACCATGGCCGACTCGGTGCTGTCCAACGATGTCCGCTCGCTGGACGGCGTACTGCTCGCCGGCGGTGGCGCCCCGATCCTGGCGGCCGGCCTGCAGAAGAAGTGGCCCCACACGGTTCTGCTCGAGAACCCCCGCATGGCCGTGGCCGACGGGTTCTGCCGCTACGGCGTGGGCCAGATGCTCCGCCGCGCGATGGCGGCCGAGAAGGCAACCGCCTGA
- a CDS encoding UvrD-helicase domain-containing protein: MTTLQLTPEQSLIVHSSVDVLLVQAFAGTGKTSTLIEYARANPHLRILYLAFSKAIQLEAAKRFPTNVTCKTTHGLAWRRSGALYKEAGKLGFINVRDLMQLFSVEAREARVVLTTLERFIQSADAKVQDAHVPSDIMNTAHRARAGQLAARAWDVMRDLQNSALKMTHDGYFKLFQLSNPDLSMECDVILGDEWQDTNPVTHALVSAQQCRKVFVGDSHQSIFAFRGAVNAMKQVKAEQVLRLTHSFRFGSGIAQLATKILAGLKGEKHPLVGRGRNESVFTVDRTRPYTVIARSNGTLFAETVALLGRVKFHLVGLEEDRDRNLTYAPFEKLVDVHYVLTHQGHLARDAFIRAFKSPAQLKDYAGAADDKELLMLVKIAEDYGRNVPALVSRIKAEVLRDGHDAHVTLTTAHRSKGLEWDQVVLCSDFEEFIGDKGDLRRATTQELVQEANLLYVAATRALRALEKNRQILEIEQLLAKANFELPKEQALPAPAAAPAKAPAAAAAPVAPRAEGLAATMHSAEEAARAAQPPVQLAGELPKLPHDFHKRALLEQVQHAILVVGLLDLGELAALLARTREDTARILGNLIAKGHISARLFAHEPAIAASATAAQTQAAAPQAAIDFL; encoded by the coding sequence ATGACGACCCTTCAACTCACCCCCGAGCAGAGCCTGATCGTCCACAGCAGCGTGGACGTGCTCCTGGTTCAAGCCTTCGCCGGCACGGGCAAGACCTCGACCCTGATCGAGTACGCCCGGGCCAACCCGCATCTGCGCATCCTCTACCTGGCGTTCTCCAAGGCGATCCAGCTGGAGGCGGCCAAGCGCTTCCCGACCAACGTCACCTGCAAGACCACCCACGGTCTGGCCTGGCGGCGTTCGGGCGCCCTCTACAAGGAGGCGGGCAAGCTCGGCTTCATCAACGTGCGCGACCTGATGCAACTCTTCAGCGTCGAGGCTCGTGAGGCCCGGGTCGTTCTCACCACCCTGGAGCGCTTCATCCAGTCGGCCGACGCCAAGGTCCAAGACGCCCACGTGCCCTCGGACATCATGAACACGGCTCACCGTGCAAGGGCGGGTCAACTGGCGGCGCGTGCCTGGGACGTGATGCGCGACCTGCAGAACTCGGCCCTGAAGATGACCCACGACGGCTACTTCAAGTTGTTCCAGCTGAGCAACCCGGACCTGTCGATGGAGTGCGACGTGATCCTCGGCGACGAGTGGCAGGACACCAACCCGGTCACCCACGCCCTTGTCTCGGCACAACAGTGCCGCAAGGTCTTCGTCGGCGACTCGCACCAGTCGATCTTCGCCTTCCGCGGCGCCGTCAACGCGATGAAACAAGTCAAGGCGGAACAAGTCCTGCGCCTGACCCACTCGTTCCGCTTCGGCTCGGGCATCGCCCAGCTCGCCACCAAGATCCTCGCCGGCCTCAAGGGCGAGAAGCACCCGCTCGTCGGCCGCGGCCGCAACGAGTCGGTCTTCACCGTCGACCGCACCCGCCCCTACACCGTCATCGCCCGCTCCAACGGCACCCTCTTCGCCGAAACCGTGGCGCTGCTGGGCCGCGTCAAGTTCCACCTGGTCGGCCTCGAAGAAGACCGCGACCGCAACCTGACCTACGCCCCGTTCGAGAAGCTGGTCGACGTCCACTACGTCCTCACGCACCAGGGCCACCTGGCGCGCGACGCGTTCATCCGCGCCTTCAAGTCGCCCGCCCAGCTCAAGGACTACGCCGGCGCCGCCGACGACAAAGAACTGCTGATGCTGGTCAAGATCGCCGAAGACTACGGCCGCAACGTGCCGGCCCTGGTCTCGCGCATCAAGGCCGAAGTCCTGCGCGACGGCCACGACGCCCACGTCACCCTCACCACCGCCCACCGCTCCAAGGGCCTGGAATGGGATCAGGTCGTGCTCTGCAGCGACTTCGAGGAATTCATCGGCGACAAGGGCGACCTGCGCCGCGCCACGACGCAAGAGCTCGTGCAGGAAGCCAACCTCCTGTACGTGGCCGCCACCCGCGCCCTGCGCGCCCTGGAGAAGAACCGCCAGATCCTCGAGATCGAGCAGCTGCTGGCCAAGGCCAACTTCGAGCTGCCGAAGGAACAAGCCCTGCCGGCCCCGGCCGCCGCACCCGCGAAGGCCCCGGCCGCCGCCGCGGCGCCGGTCGCCCCGCGCGCCGAAGGCCTGGCTGCCACCATGCACTCGGCGGAAGAAGCTGCGCGCGCCGCTCAACCCCCGGTGCAACTGGCCGGCGAACTGCCCAAGCTGCCGCACGACTTCCACAAGCGCGCCCTGCTCGAGCAGGTGCAGCACGCGATCCTCGTGGTCGGCCTGCTGGACCTGGGCGAACTCGCCGCCCTGCTGGCGCGCACCCGCGAAGACACCGCCCGCATCCTCGGCAACCTGATCGCCAAGGGCCACATCTCGGCTCGCCTGTTCGCCCACGAGCCGGCGATCGCCGCCTCGGCCACCGCCGCCCAGACCCAGGCCGCCGCACCGCAAGCGGCCATCGACTTCCTCTGA
- the ygiD gene encoding 4,5-DOPA dioxygenase extradiol, producing the protein MQSRRAALANLSALVASLTASPLLQAAGASARMPSIFIGHGSPMNAISRNSFTDTLAAWGKRLPRPRAIVVVSAHWLSRGATGVTSNPAPPTIHDFSGFPRELQEMTYPAKGDPRLAREIASLIRSQRGVPTTEWGLDHGTWTVLHHLFPGAPVPVLQVSIDYDQGAAFHLAIGRELAALREKGVLVVGSGNIVHNLRATDRGTPEGQIASRPWAAAFDEAVKAALSQRDDKALLAYENLDGAAMAVATPDHYWPFLYALGAADAGTPPATVFEGFHSGTLSMRCLQFG; encoded by the coding sequence ATGCAGTCGCGCCGCGCCGCCCTCGCCAACCTGTCCGCCCTGGTGGCCAGCCTCACCGCCAGCCCGCTCCTGCAGGCCGCCGGCGCGAGCGCGCGCATGCCGTCGATCTTCATCGGCCACGGCTCGCCGATGAACGCGATCTCGCGCAACAGCTTCACCGACACCCTGGCCGCCTGGGGCAAGCGCCTGCCGCGCCCGCGCGCCATCGTCGTCGTCTCGGCCCACTGGCTCTCGCGCGGCGCCACCGGCGTCACCTCGAACCCGGCGCCGCCGACGATCCACGACTTCAGCGGCTTCCCGCGCGAGCTGCAGGAGATGACCTACCCGGCCAAGGGCGACCCGCGCCTGGCCCGCGAGATCGCCTCGCTCATCCGCAGCCAGCGCGGCGTGCCGACCACCGAATGGGGCCTCGACCACGGCACCTGGACCGTCCTGCACCACCTGTTCCCCGGCGCGCCCGTGCCCGTCCTGCAGGTGTCGATCGACTACGACCAGGGCGCCGCCTTCCACCTGGCCATCGGCCGCGAACTCGCCGCGCTGCGCGAGAAGGGCGTGCTCGTGGTGGGCAGCGGCAACATCGTGCACAACCTGCGCGCCACCGACCGCGGCACCCCGGAAGGCCAGATCGCCAGCCGCCCCTGGGCCGCCGCGTTCGACGAGGCGGTCAAGGCCGCCTTGTCCCAGCGGGACGACAAGGCGCTGCTGGCCTACGAGAACCTGGACGGCGCGGCGATGGCCGTGGCCACCCCGGACCACTACTGGCCGTTCCTCTACGCGCTGGGCGCGGCCGACGCCGGCACGCCGCCGGCCACCGTGTTCGAAGGTTTCCACAGCGGCACGCTGTCCATGCGCTGCCTGCAGTTCGGCTGA
- a CDS encoding DUF6283 family protein has product MSKSTPKLLRVRPAGPDHQVVTVTSASKAYRRQPCPSCPWRVDATGTFPAEAFRHSAETAYDMSQHVFSCHESGQKKPATCAGFLLRGATHNLAARLGYLNGRYGHDVTDGGLDLHPSYAAMAIANGVLPDEPCLAACRGPND; this is encoded by the coding sequence ATGTCCAAATCGACCCCGAAGCTGCTGCGCGTGCGCCCGGCCGGCCCCGACCACCAGGTCGTGACGGTGACGAGCGCCTCGAAGGCCTACCGCCGCCAGCCGTGCCCGTCCTGCCCCTGGCGCGTGGACGCCACCGGCACGTTCCCGGCCGAAGCCTTCCGCCACTCGGCGGAGACGGCCTACGACATGTCGCAGCATGTCTTCTCGTGCCACGAATCGGGCCAGAAGAAGCCCGCCACCTGCGCAGGCTTCCTGCTGCGCGGCGCCACCCACAACCTGGCCGCCCGCCTGGGCTACCTCAATGGCCGCTACGGCCATGACGTGACCGACGGCGGCCTGGACCTCCACCCGAGCTACGCCGCGATGGCCATCGCCAACGGCGTGCTCCCCGACGAACCCTGCCTGGCCGCCTGCCGCGGCCCGAACGACTGA